Sequence from the Ornithinimicrobium humiphilum genome:
GGACCGCTCCGCCCGCTTCGGGGCCGCGCTGCGCGGGCTGGAGGTCGACGACGTCGCCGCCGACGTCGTCGGCGGGTCACGTCGGCCGGCCCCCGACCGGCGGGCCCGCCGCGACGCCGAGATCCGGGCGATCCTCGACCGCCGCCAGCAGCGCTTCCGGCACCTGCGCGAGGTGCTGCAGGACCCCGCGGCCAGCGGCTTCGTCGTCGTCACCGCGGCCGAGCGACTGCCGGTGCTCGAGTCGGTCGAGCTCCACGCCCAGCTCACCCGCTCCGGCATGGACGTCGCCGCGCTCGTCGTCAACAAGCGCTCGCCCGCCGACGCCGGCGAGCTGCTGGCCGCTCGCCGCCGGCTGGAGGACGGCTACGTCGAGCAGCTCCGCTCTGCCCTGCCGGACCTGCCGGTCGTGCAGGTCCCCCTGCTCCCCGGCGAGGTCGTCGGCGAGGCCGGTCTCGAGGCGCTGCTCGCGCACCTCCTCTGAGCAGGGGTGTGCCGCGCGCGCCCGGGCGTCAGGAGCGCACGCCGTGCGGCCCGACCACGGCGTGGTCGGGCACGGGCCGCGCCCCGGGCGTCTCCGGCAGCACGGCGTCGTCGACCACGCGCACGGACCGTCCGAAGGTCCAGTCGCCCTCGACGGTCAGCGAGCCGGCCTCCCGCAGCGACGGGGCGCCGTGGGGGAAGCGGCTCTCGAAGGACGCCAGCGTCGTGTAGTGGTCGCCGAGGGTGACCAGCGGCAGGGGGTCGCAGACCGCCCGCAGCTCGGCGTCGTCGGTCAGCTCGAAGCAGTCCGAGCGCAGCAGCAGCAGGTCGTCGGTGGTCTTGACCGGGCGGAAGCGGGCCCGCGGCACCTCGATCGCGGTCGCGCCCTCGAAGACCTCGATCGCCGACCCCATCGCGGTCTCGATCTGCACGACCCTGGGCGACGAGGGGTCCGTCGGGTCGACGTTCTTCTCGTTGCGGATGAGCGGCAGGCCCAGCACGCCGCCGCGCTCCTCGAGCACCTCGGCCAGGCGGTCGAGGTCCAGCCAGAGCGTGTTGGTGTTGAAGTAGCGGTGCCGCTCGACGTCGCCGAAGGCCTCGGCGTCCTCGGGCGCGGTCTGCGCCTTCTCCCGCAGCACCAGCTGTCCGTCGGCACGTCGCACTGCCAGATGCCCGCCCTTGCGGTCGGCCCCCGTGCGACGGCATACCTCCATCGCCAGGGGAGCGCCGCTGCGGGCGAACCAGTCCGCGATCGCCGCCGAGGGGGCGGCCCCCACGTTGTCGGAGTTGCTCACCATCGCGTAGCGGAAACCGGCCGCGCGCAGCTGGCCGAGCATCCCCGACGAGAGCAGGGACGGGTAGAGGTCGCCGTGACCCGGCGGGCACCACTCGAGATCGGGGTCGGCGGGCCAGGAGACCGGCGAGAGGTCCTCGGCCAGCAGCTTGGGCTCCTGGCTCTGGAGGAAGTCGGGGTCGATGCCCTCGACCGCGAGGTCGGGGTGCTGGCGCAGCACCTCCCGGCTGTCGTCGCGGGTGCGGAAGGAGTTCATGAGCACCAGCGGCAGGCGGGCGCCGGAGCGCTCCCGGGCGTGCCGCACCTGGTCGATCGTCAGCTCCAGGAAGGAGCGGCCCTCGCGGACGGTGACGAGCGACTTGGCGCGGTCCATGCCCATCGACGTGCCGAGGCCGCCGTTGAGCTTGATCACCGCGGTCCGTCCCAGTGCACCCGGGTCGGCGTCCGGGTCGAGGTCGGCGAGGCTGTCGAGCTCGGTCACCGGCTCGATCTCGTCCTCGCCGATCCTGCCGCCGCGTCCCTGCGCGAGCTCGGTCCAGGCCTGGCGGAAGACGTCCACGGCCACGTCGGCCACTCCGGCCGCCCGCATCTTGGCGGTGGCGGCCTCCAGCGCGTCGGGTGAGGGGGTCACGCGCCTCATCGTGGCAGAGGGGTGCCCTTCCCCGCAGCCGGGGCCGTGAGCAGGCGTGTTGCCCGTCCCGGGGTATGCCGCCCAACCCCTCGTCGGCGCGCCGGTCAGTCGCCCAGCGCGCTCCACAGCAGGGCGCGGGCCACCGTGGCGTAGGTGCCCTTGGGGTGGGCCCGGAAGAGCGGGTCGGAGCCGAGGAGCACGACCCGAGCCCCGGTCGAGGCGTCCTCGCCGCGCACCACGAGCGCCTCCCCGGCGGCCTCGTCGGGCCCGCGCGAGCCGGTGCGGTCCGGACGCCAGTGGCCGCTCACCAGCGGCGTCCCGGCGGCCAGACGCTGCTCGGCGACGACGCCCTCGCCCAGGTCGGTGAACCACACGGGGGCGTAGACGAAGGCGTGGTCGGGGGCGCCGCCCGCCACCGGGCCGTCGGCGTTGTCGACCGCGACGATCCCGTTGGCGTCGGCCCGGCCCTGCACGGCCCGGACGTCGAGCAGGTCGAGGGCGGCGTCGAGATCGGCACCGGCCCGGCCGCGGCCCACGAGGCCGCCGCCGTCCGCGACGAAGGCCCGCAGCTCGGCGCGGGCCGCGGCGCCCAGCTCGTCCCAGGCCAGGCCGTCGGAGACGTAGAGCGCGTCGAGCCCGGAGAGGTCGAGCCCGGCGTTGAGCTCGGCCGTGCCGACCGTCTCCACCGTCAGGCCCATCTCGGCGCACGCCCAGCGCTCCTGCGGGGTGCCGGCGACGCCCAGCCGGAGACCGTCGGGGACGGCCTCGCCGGACGCACCGGCCGGGGCGGGATCCAGCTCGACGCCGTGCTCCCTGGCCACCGCACGGGCGGCCGTGCCGGCGTCGGTGGGCACGAGGACCGACCCGTCGTCGAGCCACTCCAGGGCGACGCCGTCCGCCAGCAGGTCGGTCAGCGCCTGCACGTCGGCGGGGTCCTCGAGGGGGAGCAGCCAGCCGCGCGTGGACGGTGCGACCGAGCCCGGGGCGGCCGCGGTTGCCACCGGCTCGCCGGTCACCTCCAGGTCCGTGCCCGCCGGCACCGTCACGACCGTGGCGCCCCAGAGCAGGCCGTGGCTCCAGGCGGACATGTCGTACATCGCCTCGATCCGCGGCGACAGGTCGGTGCCCGGCCCCAGGAAGGTGGCGGCCAGGCCGCGCCGCGCCTGGTGCAGGTCGACGACGTGGCTGCCCGCCGGGTGGACGGTGCCGCCGATCTCCGCCGGCCGGGTCAGCCGCAGGACCTCGACCCCGTTGGCGACGAGGTGGTCGACCAGCCGGGCCGCCGCCGGCGCCGAGCGCTGGCCGTCGCCGGCCGGGAGCACGTAGGCGCGGGGGAGGTCGGTGGTCCAGTCGCGTTCGCCGACCGGCACCGGCACCTCGGGCCCGGGCCGGCGCTGCTCCTCGCCCGCCGCGCCCCGGCGGAAGACCTCGACGTGGTCGGCCAGCAGCTCGGCGCGGTGCTCGACGGCGTAGCGCAGGGTGGCCGTCACCGCGGCCTCCGCGACGTCGGTGTTGATCGCGGCCCGGCGGCGGAGCTCCTCCTCCGGCCGGCCCCACTCCGAGGCGTTGATGCGCAGCGGCACCTCGACGGTCTGCGCGACGACCCCGTGGAGCGCGGCGTACTGCGGTGTGAAGATCGGTGGCCAGCCGTCCCAGCCGCCCTCGAGGTCCCGCAGCGGGATCTGGGGCGTGCGCACCCCGTCGGCCTCGTCGTGGGGGAGGGAGCGCAGCGCCTCCTCGACGCCGAGCGCGTTGGCCCAGGCGTGGGGGAGCAGCAGGTCGAGCTCGGTGGTGTCGGTCCAGGGGGCCGTCGTGGGCTCGACCAGCGTGCCGTTGACGTAGCCGTGCAGGTCGAGGAGCATCACCGGCTGCAGCCGCACGATCGCGTCGCGCAGCGCCACCGTCTCGGGCTGGCTGGCCGTGACCAGGTCGCGGTTGAGGTCGAAACCGGCGGCGTTGGCGCGCGTGCGGGCCACCCGGCCGTCGGGGTTGGCGGTGACGAGCAGGTGCAGGCGGGTGGTCTCCAGCGTGCTCATCACCTCCGGGTCGTCCGAGACGGCCCAGTCCTCCACGAGCCGCAGCAGTGCGTCGGTGCCCTCGGGCTCGTCGCCGTGGACGTTGGCGCTGACCAGGACGGGGAGCCGGTAGTCGCGGGCCAGCGCACGGTCGAGCGCGGCCATCGCCGGGTCGGCCACGATCCTCGCCCGCATCCGCTCCTGGACGCCGACCTGCTCCGGGGTCTCGGGGGCGGTCAGCGTCACGAGGACCAGGTCACGACCCTCCCCGCTGCGGCCGACCACCTCGGTCGTCACCCGGTCCGAACGTGCCGCGACGGCGTTGAGGCGCCGGGCGACGTCGTGGTAGGCCGTGAGCCCGGGGCGCAGCGCGGCGTCCGAGGCGTCGACCGGGGGCTCCGGGAGGGCCTGCTCGGACGGGGGCGCCGCGACCTGCGGGCCGGCCGTCGCCGGGGCGGGCGACGGCGCCCCGACCAGCACCGTGGCACCGAGCGCGAGGCCGGCCGCCGCGACCACGGCCAGCAGACCGCGGCCCGGGACGGCACCGGCGGACGGGCGCAACGGCATACCCCCTGGGGATCGGGACTTGTGCCCAGGAACCCTAGCCGCCGGGCCTGAGGGCGCGGTAGTCCGAGATGCCGGGCCCCCTGAACTCCGGTAGACACCTCCCATGACGAACGCCCACACCCTTGAGGGTGAGTGGTCCGGCCAGCTGGTCGCCACCGCCATCCACACCGGGCACGACCTGCGGCCCGAGGTGGCCGCCGCGATGGTCCTGCCCGAGGACGTCCGCCTGCGCGAGGAGGACCCCTTCACCGACGTGATCGGCTCGGCCGCCCCGGCACGCGTGATCGCGCACCGGTCCCGCTTCGAGGTCGACCTCAACCGTCCCCGTGACACCGCCGTCTACCGCACCCCCGAGGACTGCTGGGGCCTGGACGTCTGGCGCACCGACCCGCTCGACGACGAGATCGTCCGCGGCAGCCTGGAGGTCTACGACCGCTTCTACGCCGACCTGGGCGGGCGTCTCGACGAGGTCGCGGCCCGCGGGCCCTTCGTCGTCTACGACGTGCACTCCTACAACCACCGCCGCGACGGTGCCGACGCCGAGCCCGACGACCCGGCCGAGAACCCCGAGGTCAACCTCGGCACCGGGACCGTCGACGAGCGCTTCCGCCCCGTCGTCGAGGCCTTCTCCACCTCCCTGTCGCAGCAGGAGGTGGCCGGGCACCGGCTCGACGTCCGCGAGAACGTGAAGTTCGAGGGCCGCGCGCTGGCCTGGTGGGTGCACGAGCGCTACGCGGGCCGGGGCGTGTGCCTGGCACTGGAGTTCAAGAAGACCTTCATGGACGAGTGGACGGGCGTCCCGGACGAGGACCGACTCGCCCAGCTGCGGGACGCGCTCGGCGCCACCCACGAGCCGGTGCTGGAGGCGCTGCGCCGGCTGGGTCGATGACCGCAGGGCTGTCCGCCCGCGACCTTGCCGTCGACCACACGCTGGCCATGCTCTCGGCCAACGTGCGCTTCATCCTCGACGTGACCCCGGTCGACGCGGACGCCCAGCGGGCGGAGTTCGTCGCGGGCACGCTCGAGGAGCCGAGCTTCACCTACCGCGACCTGGAGTCGGACCCCGACGTGCTGGAGGCCCAGCTCGACCACGCCCCCGTGGAAGCGGTCGAGGACCCCACGCTCGCAGACCTGCTGCGCGGCAAGGACCGGGAGCTGCGGCTGCAGCTCGAGATGCTGCGCGCCCGGGGCACCGAGGACTTCCGCCAGCTGTCCGTCGAGCTCTACGGGGCCGTCGGGCCGTCGCTGCGGAAGCGGGCCGAGGACATCGTCGCGAGGCTCGAGGTGCCCGAGGCCGGCGTCGAGCTCGTGCACGCCGAGGACTTCAAGCTCATGGCCGACGCCGAGATCGAGCTCTACCGCGAGCAGGACCCTGACCTCGGCATCCACGCCGAGGTCAGGCCGGACGTGAGCGGCGTGCTCGTCGAGGGCGACACCCTCCTGCTGGGCGAGGACACCGCGGTGGCGGCCGAGCGGGTCGAGGCCCTGCTCCACCACGAGGTCGGCACCCACCTGGTCACCCAGGTCAACGGCACCGGCCAGCCCGTCCGCACCCTCGCCTCCGGCCTCGCCGGCTACGACGAGACCCAGGAGGGTCTGGCCGTGCTGGCCGAGGTCGGCTGCGGCGGCCTGACGCCCTTCCGCCTGCGCCAGCTCGCGGTGCGGGTGCTCACCGTCCACCGGATGCTCTCCGGCGCCACCTTCCGGGAGTCCTGGACCGCCCTGCGCGACGCCGGGATCCCTGAGGGTGCGGCCTACACCACCACCATGCGGATCTACCGCTCCGGAGGCCTGACCAAGGACGTCGTCTACCTGCGCGGCCTGCTCGACCTCCTCGACCACCTGCGCTCCGGGGGAGACCTGGAGCTGCTGTTCCTCGGCAAGTTCGCCCTGCGCGACCTGCCGCTGGTGCGGGACCTGCAGAACCGGGGGGTGCTGTGTCCCGCCCGGCTGCGGCCACGTTGGCTGCTCGACCCGTCCGCGGTCGACCGGCTCGCGCGCGCCGCCGCCACCGACGATCTGACCACCCTCACCGAAAGGCCCGTGACATGAAGATCGCCTTCGTCGTCAACGACGTGTCCACCGAGCAGCCCTACTACACCACCACCCGCCTGGCCATGAGCGCCGCCAACCTCGGCCACGAGACATGGGTGCTGGGGATGGGCGACTTCGGCTACGAGCCGGACGGCTCCCTCGGCGCCCTCGCCCGCGGCGGCGCCGACAAGACCTACCGCTCCCTCGAGCGCTACCTCGAGGACGTCCAGCGTCCCGAGAGCGAGAAGCGGATCGCGCTGAGCGACTTCGACGTCGTCATGCTCCGCAGCGACCCCGCGGACGAGGACGCGGCCTGGGCCAACAACGCCGGCGTCGGCTTCGGCGAGCTCATGACCTCCAGCGGAGTGCTCGTGGTCAACGACCCGAGCAGCCTCGCCAAGGCGCTGTCCAAGGCCTACTTCCAGCACTTCCCCGAGGCGGTGCGGCCGCGCACGCTCATCTCGCGCGACGAGACCCGGATCGCCGACTTCGTCGACGAGCTCGGCGGCAGGGCGGTGCTCAAGCCGCTGCAGGGCTCCGGCGGCTCCGGGGTCTTCATGGTCAACAAGAAGGAGTCGCCCAACCTGTCGCAGATCATCGAGGCGATCGCCCGGGACGGGTATGTCGTGGCGCAGGAGTACCTGCCCGACGCCAAGGACGGCGACGTCCGGATGTTCGTCATGAACGGCGAACCGCTGACCGTCGACGGCCAGATCGCCGCCTTCCGCCGCAAGAGCGCCGGCGACGACATCCGGTCCAACATGTCCGCGGGCGGCAAGGCCGTGGCCGTGAACGTAACCGACGAGATGCTCGCCCTCGTCGAGGCGGTGCGTCCCAAGCTGGTCGCCGACGGCATGTTCCTCGTCGGGCTCGACATCGTCGGCGACAAGCTCATGGAGGTCAACGTCTTCAGCCCCGGCGGGCTGGGCAGCTGCCAGGAGCTCTACGGCGTCGACTTCGCCCCGGCGATCATCAAGGACCTGGAGCGCAAGGTGAAGATGCGCGGGCACTACGGCCCGCAGCTGGGCAACCGCTCGCTCGCCACCCTCTGACCGTCGACCGTCCGCAGTCCGGCGGCCGGAACCACGGGCCGTCGGAATGCGTCCGACGGGGGCATCGTTCTAGGGTAGGAGATGACATGCCGGGGGGACTTTCCCCGGCGTGCCGCACAACCACGGAGGTTCCATGGCCGTCAACCCGGTCTTCAGCCGCATCGACAAGGAGTCGGCCCAGCGAGGGTACGCCGGTTTCGGCGCCCAGCAGGGCGGCTACGGCGCCCCTCAGGGTGCCCCCACCCTCCCGCCCCCCGGCTACGGGCGCGGACCCACCGAGACCCTGACCGACGAGCAGCTGCGCGACATGTACGCCCAGGCTCCGGCCGGCCCGGCACAGACCGGCCGCCTGACGCTGGACGACGTCGTCATGAAGACGCTCATGCTCTTCGGCGTCGTGCTCGTCGTCACTGCCGCGACCTGGTTCTTCGTCGGCGCGCAGCCGGAGATCGCCATGCCCGTGTGGCTGCTCGGCATGTTCGGCTCGCTCGGCCTGAGCTTCGCCATCGGCTTCTCCAAGAAGGTCAACGTCCCGCTGATCCTCGTGCACGCCGTGCTCCAGGGCCTCTTCCTGGGTGCCGTGAGCGTGACCTTCAACGCCGTCTACCCGGGCGTGGTCACCACCGCGGTCGTCGCGACGATGGCGACCTTCGCGGGCATGTTCATCGGCTGGAAGGCCGGCTTCATCAAGGTCACCAGCAAGTCGCGCCGCATCTTCGGGATGATGGCGATGGGCTACCTGGTCTTCCTGCTCGTCAACCTGGCCGCCTCGTTCATGGGCTTCGGCGACGGCTGGGGCATCTACGGCGGCCCGCTGGGCATCCTGGTCTCGCTCTTCGGCGTCGGCCTGGCGTCCTACTCGCTGGCCGTCGACTTCGACTCGATCGACCGCGCGGTCGCCGGCGGCGCCCCGGAGAAGTACTCCTGGCTGCTCGGCCACGGCCTCGTCGCGACGCTGGTCTGGCTCTACATCGAGTTCCTGCGTCTGTTCTCGATCCTGCAGAACGACTGATGACGTCCCCCGACCAGCAGGTCGGGACCGAGCTGGAGCGCGTGGTCCGGCGGTGGCAGCAGCTGCCGCTGGACCGCGCGCTTCCTGCTGTCCCGACGGTGCACGCCGCGGTGCAGGCCCTGGCCGACGGGGCTTCCGACGCGCAGGGGCTGCCCCGCGACCCCGTGCCCGACCTCGGCCCCGCGGTCCTCATGGACCAGCTGCGGGTCATGGTCTACGACTGGCGGGCGGCGGGCCTCGACGAGGACGAGCTGGCGGCCCGGCTCACGGAGCTGCGGCGCTCGCTGCCCTGAGGCGCTGACCGGGGCAAGGTTGTGCCGGTCGGGCGACCTCCGCCCCGCCTCAGGCAAAGTCGTGCCGCTCCGACGCCTCCGAGAACGTCGCATCAGCGGCAGGACCATGTATGACGTGGCCCTGTCGGGCGTGCCGTCGCTCAACACCAGATGTGCGACTTCTGCGCATGCTCGAGCACGCGCAGATCGTGCAGATCCCGTGTCGAGCCAGCGGCTCGCCCGGACGTGGTCGAGGTGTGGCCGCCGTCGGCCGGCTGGACGAGGACGTCACTCCTCGCAGGCAAGGTTGTGCCGGTCGGGCGACCGTCGATCCGGTTCAGGCAAGGTCGTGCCGCTCGGACGCCTCCGAGAACGTCGCATCAGCGGCAGGACCACGTATGTCGTGCGGTCCGGGGCGGGTGTGCCGTCGCTCGACACCAGGTGTGCGGCATCCGCGCATCCTCGAGCACGCGCAGATCGTGCAGATCCCGTGTCGAGCCCGCGGAGCGCGACAGGCTCCCTCAGCCGGTCGCGCGGTCCCGGTAGGCAGACGGCGGCACCCCGATCACGGTCGTGAAGGCACGCGTGAGGTGGGCCTGGTCGGCGAAGCCGAGGTCGGCGGCGAGCGCGGCGAGGTCGTCGGCCTCGCCGGCGTCGATGGCCGTCGCCGCGTCCTGCAGCCGGTAGCGGCGCAGCACCCACAACGGCGAGGCGCCGACGTAGCGGGCGAACATCCGCTGCAGCGTCCGCGGCGAGACGTGGAGCGCCTCGGCCACGGGCGCGAGCGTGCGGTGCTCCCGGGCCCGCATCAGCTCGACAGCCGCCCGCACCGTTGTATAGGCCGCGTCCTCCGCCACGCGCTCGAGGACGGGCTCGAGCCGGCGCGTCAGGTCGGCGACGAGGGCGTCTCGCCGGGCGGTCTCGTCCGGCTCGGCGAGGACCACCCGGGTGACCTCGGCCACGTCCGGTCCGAGGACCTCCTCCGCCCGGACGACGCGGTCCGTCAGTGCGAGGACGCTCGCCCCTAGCAGCGCCGCGAGCCCGCCGGGGTGGAAGGCGACGCCCGCGACCCGTCCGGCCGGCGGGAGGTCGACGGCGAAGACCCGGGTGACGAGCCCGTGGACCAGCGCGGACGGCATACCGTGCCCGTGCATGGTGCCGCCCTCGGCGTCCTCGACCGTCAGGTGGACGACCGGGTGGCCCAGCACCTGGGGCCGGAAAGGTCGGGACTCCTCACGCCGCCATCGCACCCACCAGTAGTGGGACGCCACGAGATCGAGCGGCGCGGGCAGGTCGAGCTGCCCCACGTCGAAGACGTCCTGGCCGCGGGCCGGCCAGAGGACGCCCGCGGGACGGGGCCGGGCCTGTCGCGGATCTTCAAGCGCCACGCGGCGATCCTAGGCAGGCTCAAGGACATGAGCACCGACCAGCGCACCGCCCCCACCTCCGCGACCTACCGCCCCGCGGGATACACCTCGCTGACCCCCCTCGTGGTCGTCTCGCCCGCCGCCGAGGCCGTCGCGTTCTACGAGGACGTCCTCGGCGCCCGCGTCGTCACCCGGATGGACGGGCCGGACGGGCGGGTCTGGCACTGCGAGCTCGAGCTGGCGGACGGCCGGCTGCAGCTGATGGACCCGAACGACCAGTTCTCCGCGGTCGCGGGCGACCCCGCCTCGGACGACGCACGGTTCAGCATCGCGGTCTACGTGCCCGACGTCGACGCCACGCTGGCCCGGGCACGGGAGCGGGGCGCCCGCGTCCGTGAGGAAGCGGCCGACTTCGAGGTCACCGGCGACCGGTTCGCGTCCGTCCAGGACCCCTATGGCGTGCGCTGGACCCTCATGACCCGCACCGCCCCGCGGACGGACGAGGAGGTCCAGCAGGCGCTGGACGCCTGGGCGGCCTCGATGGGCTGAGACCCGGTCCGTCCGTCAGTGCGCGGCGGCCTCGGCGTGCTCGTCCTCGTCCTTGCGGCGGGGCACGAGATTGAGGACGCCGACGATCAGCAGACCGATCACCAGGCCCAGCAGCGCCGAGAACAGGGTGTTGGTCAGCCAGCTGGCCGCGCCGGCGATCGCGGGCAGCCACCCGGCGACGACCTCCTCAGCGTGGTGCACGAAGTCGTAGATCGGGTGGAAGCCGAGCTCGTCGATCCCGACGAGCAGGATGTGGCCGCCGACCCACAGCATCGCGACGACGCCGACGGTGGAGAGCACCCACAGCACGTGCTTCATGCCCTTGACCATCCAGCGGCCGACCTTCTGGGCCGTGGGCGAGGGCTTGCCCGCCAGGTGCAGGCCCACGTCGTCCATCTTGACGATGAGCCCGACCACGCCGTAGACGAGCACCGTGATGCCGATGGCCACGAGGACGAGGATGGCCGCCCGTGCCCAGAAGGTCTCGTCGGTCACCTCGCGCAGCGAGATGACCATGATCTCGGCCGAGAGGATGAAGTCGGTGCGGATGGCGCCGGAGACCATCTTGGCCTCGTGCTCGGGGCCCATCTCGGCCGCGGGGGTGTCGTGCTTCTCGTGCCCGCCGAGCCCGACCCACTCGAGCACCTTGTGGGCGCCCTCGTAGGACAGGTAGGCGCCGCCGAGCATGAGGATCGGCGTGATGATCCACGGCAGGAACTCGCTGAGCAGCAGGATCGCCGGGAGGATGAAGAGGAGCTTGTTGCGCAGCGAGCCGACCGCGATCTTGCGGATGATCGGCAGCTCGCGCTTGGGGTCGAAGCCGGTGACGTAGCGCGGGGTGACAGCGGTGTCGTCGATGACGACGCCCGCGGCCTTGACGCTGGCACGGCCGGCGGCGGCCGCGACGTCGTCCACCGACGCCGCGGCCATCCGCGCGATGGCGGCGATGTCGTCGAGCAGGGCGGCCAGGCCAGCGGC
This genomic interval carries:
- a CDS encoding helix-turn-helix domain-containing protein, which encodes MALEDPRQARPRPAGVLWPARGQDVFDVGQLDLPAPLDLVASHYWWVRWRREESRPFRPQVLGHPVVHLTVEDAEGGTMHGHGMPSALVHGLVTRVFAVDLPPAGRVAGVAFHPGGLAALLGASVLALTDRVVRAEEVLGPDVAEVTRVVLAEPDETARRDALVADLTRRLEPVLERVAEDAAYTTVRAAVELMRAREHRTLAPVAEALHVSPRTLQRMFARYVGASPLWVLRRYRLQDAATAIDAGEADDLAALAADLGFADQAHLTRAFTTVIGVPPSAYRDRATG
- a CDS encoding VOC family protein; amino-acid sequence: MSTDQRTAPTSATYRPAGYTSLTPLVVVSPAAEAVAFYEDVLGARVVTRMDGPDGRVWHCELELADGRLQLMDPNDQFSAVAGDPASDDARFSIAVYVPDVDATLARARERGARVREEAADFEVTGDRFASVQDPYGVRWTLMTRTAPRTDEEVQQALDAWAASMG
- a CDS encoding DUF808 domain-containing protein, whose protein sequence is MAAGLAALLDDIAAIARMAAASVDDVAAAAGRASVKAAGVVIDDTAVTPRYVTGFDPKRELPIIRKIAVGSLRNKLLFILPAILLLSEFLPWIITPILMLGGAYLSYEGAHKVLEWVGLGGHEKHDTPAAEMGPEHEAKMVSGAIRTDFILSAEIMVISLREVTDETFWARAAILVLVAIGITVLVYGVVGLIVKMDDVGLHLAGKPSPTAQKVGRWMVKGMKHVLWVLSTVGVVAMLWVGGHILLVGIDELGFHPIYDFVHHAEEVVAGWLPAIAGAASWLTNTLFSALLGLVIGLLIVGVLNLVPRRKDEDEHAEAAAH
- a CDS encoding UTP--glucose-1-phosphate uridylyltransferase is translated as MTPSPDALEAATAKMRAAGVADVAVDVFRQAWTELAQGRGGRIGEDEIEPVTELDSLADLDPDADPGALGRTAVIKLNGGLGTSMGMDRAKSLVTVREGRSFLELTIDQVRHARERSGARLPLVLMNSFRTRDDSREVLRQHPDLAVEGIDPDFLQSQEPKLLAEDLSPVSWPADPDLEWCPPGHGDLYPSLLSSGMLGQLRAAGFRYAMVSNSDNVGAAPSAAIADWFARSGAPLAMEVCRRTGADRKGGHLAVRRADGQLVLREKAQTAPEDAEAFGDVERHRYFNTNTLWLDLDRLAEVLEERGGVLGLPLIRNEKNVDPTDPSSPRVVQIETAMGSAIEVFEGATAIEVPRARFRPVKTTDDLLLLRSDCFELTDDAELRAVCDPLPLVTLGDHYTTLASFESRFPHGAPSLREAGSLTVEGDWTFGRSVRVVDDAVLPETPGARPVPDHAVVGPHGVRS
- a CDS encoding M14 family zinc carboxypeptidase, translating into MPLRPSAGAVPGRGLLAVVAAAGLALGATVLVGAPSPAPATAGPQVAAPPSEQALPEPPVDASDAALRPGLTAYHDVARRLNAVAARSDRVTTEVVGRSGEGRDLVLVTLTAPETPEQVGVQERMRARIVADPAMAALDRALARDYRLPVLVSANVHGDEPEGTDALLRLVEDWAVSDDPEVMSTLETTRLHLLVTANPDGRVARTRANAAGFDLNRDLVTASQPETVALRDAIVRLQPVMLLDLHGYVNGTLVEPTTAPWTDTTELDLLLPHAWANALGVEEALRSLPHDEADGVRTPQIPLRDLEGGWDGWPPIFTPQYAALHGVVAQTVEVPLRINASEWGRPEEELRRRAAINTDVAEAAVTATLRYAVEHRAELLADHVEVFRRGAAGEEQRRPGPEVPVPVGERDWTTDLPRAYVLPAGDGQRSAPAAARLVDHLVANGVEVLRLTRPAEIGGTVHPAGSHVVDLHQARRGLAATFLGPGTDLSPRIEAMYDMSAWSHGLLWGATVVTVPAGTDLEVTGEPVATAAAPGSVAPSTRGWLLPLEDPADVQALTDLLADGVALEWLDDGSVLVPTDAGTAARAVAREHGVELDPAPAGASGEAVPDGLRLGVAGTPQERWACAEMGLTVETVGTAELNAGLDLSGLDALYVSDGLAWDELGAAARAELRAFVADGGGLVGRGRAGADLDAALDLLDVRAVQGRADANGIVAVDNADGPVAGGAPDHAFVYAPVWFTDLGEGVVAEQRLAAGTPLVSGHWRPDRTGSRGPDEAAGEALVVRGEDASTGARVVLLGSDPLFRAHPKGTYATVARALLWSALGD
- a CDS encoding flavohemoglobin expression-modulating QEGLA motif protein, whose translation is MTAGLSARDLAVDHTLAMLSANVRFILDVTPVDADAQRAEFVAGTLEEPSFTYRDLESDPDVLEAQLDHAPVEAVEDPTLADLLRGKDRELRLQLEMLRARGTEDFRQLSVELYGAVGPSLRKRAEDIVARLEVPEAGVELVHAEDFKLMADAEIELYREQDPDLGIHAEVRPDVSGVLVEGDTLLLGEDTAVAAERVEALLHHEVGTHLVTQVNGTGQPVRTLASGLAGYDETQEGLAVLAEVGCGGLTPFRLRQLAVRVLTVHRMLSGATFRESWTALRDAGIPEGAAYTTTMRIYRSGGLTKDVVYLRGLLDLLDHLRSGGDLELLFLGKFALRDLPLVRDLQNRGVLCPARLRPRWLLDPSAVDRLARAAATDDLTTLTERPVT
- a CDS encoding glutathione synthetase; the encoded protein is MKIAFVVNDVSTEQPYYTTTRLAMSAANLGHETWVLGMGDFGYEPDGSLGALARGGADKTYRSLERYLEDVQRPESEKRIALSDFDVVMLRSDPADEDAAWANNAGVGFGELMTSSGVLVVNDPSSLAKALSKAYFQHFPEAVRPRTLISRDETRIADFVDELGGRAVLKPLQGSGGSGVFMVNKKESPNLSQIIEAIARDGYVVAQEYLPDAKDGDVRMFVMNGEPLTVDGQIAAFRRKSAGDDIRSNMSAGGKAVAVNVTDEMLALVEAVRPKLVADGMFLVGLDIVGDKLMEVNVFSPGGLGSCQELYGVDFAPAIIKDLERKVKMRGHYGPQLGNRSLATL
- a CDS encoding Bax inhibitor-1/YccA family membrane protein is translated as MAVNPVFSRIDKESAQRGYAGFGAQQGGYGAPQGAPTLPPPGYGRGPTETLTDEQLRDMYAQAPAGPAQTGRLTLDDVVMKTLMLFGVVLVVTAATWFFVGAQPEIAMPVWLLGMFGSLGLSFAIGFSKKVNVPLILVHAVLQGLFLGAVSVTFNAVYPGVVTTAVVATMATFAGMFIGWKAGFIKVTSKSRRIFGMMAMGYLVFLLVNLAASFMGFGDGWGIYGGPLGILVSLFGVGLASYSLAVDFDSIDRAVAGGAPEKYSWLLGHGLVATLVWLYIEFLRLFSILQND
- a CDS encoding N-formylglutamate amidohydrolase, whose amino-acid sequence is MTNAHTLEGEWSGQLVATAIHTGHDLRPEVAAAMVLPEDVRLREEDPFTDVIGSAAPARVIAHRSRFEVDLNRPRDTAVYRTPEDCWGLDVWRTDPLDDEIVRGSLEVYDRFYADLGGRLDEVAARGPFVVYDVHSYNHRRDGADAEPDDPAENPEVNLGTGTVDERFRPVVEAFSTSLSQQEVAGHRLDVRENVKFEGRALAWWVHERYAGRGVCLALEFKKTFMDEWTGVPDEDRLAQLRDALGATHEPVLEALRRLGR